From Solibaculum mannosilyticum:
TGACTTCCCGAGGGTGATCCAATTGAAAGTCCTCGTAGTGGAGGGCGTCCATAAATTGATCTTTTAAGAGGGTGATGGTGCCCACACCGTTTTCCAGCTGACAGAAATCCTCGTAGAAACTGGGAGGGGGGAGAGGACGTCCCGCCTTGAGATAGAATTCATCGGCGGCGTAACAGATCCGGCTGCCGAACTGCTCCACACATCGGTCGCCAAAGGCGTCGATCTGGTCGATGACGGCGGCAGCGCCTTCCGGCGTATAGCCGGTGAGGGGATAGAGGCCTTCCCGATGATCGGTCAGCCCCACAGGGACGGCGGCAATGCTCTGGACAGCGGGATAGAGGGGTGTCAAATCAGCCAGTGTTCGATCCAGCTGAGGACCGTCGTTGAGGCCGGGGCACAACACCATCTGGCAATTGATATGCGTACCGGCCTCAGCCAGATGCCAAAGATGCCGGAGGGCTTCCCCGGCAAAACGGTTGCCCATCATGCGGCACCGCAGTTCGGGATCGGTGGTATGCACCGAGATGTTGACAGGGCTGATGTGCATTTCAATGATGCGCTGTAATTCTTTATCCGAAAGATTTGTCAGGGTGATGTAGTTGCCGAACAAAAAAGAAAGGCGTGCGTCGTCGTCTTTAAAATAAAGGCTTTCGCGCATGCCCTTAGGCAACTGGTCGATAAAACAAAAAACGCACTTATTGCGGCAGGTGCGTTGTTTATCCATCAGATAGGTTTCAAACAAAAGACCGGGATCGTCGTATTCACTTTTCCGAAGGATAACGTGATGTTCTTCACCGTCCGGCCGGACAAGGGAAAGGTCTAAGTGACGGTCTACGATCAGAAAACGATAGTCCAGTACGTCGTTGACCTCCCGGCCATTGATAGAGAGCAGTGTTTCCCCCGGAACAATGCCGGCTTTCGCAGCCAGGCTGCCCGCCTCGATATCATAAATGACAACCGGCAACAAGATCCCTCCTTTGCCATAAAGTAAAAAAGAGAAGGATTACTCCTTCTCTTTCTCCAAAGCCCATGGTTTTCTTTAGGACTCCTTCTCGATGACCTGTCTGCCGTGATAGTAACCGCAGTTGGGGCAAAGTCTGTGAGCTCTCTTCAGCTCGCCGCACTGAGAACATTTCACGAGGGAAGGAACCTCGATCTTCCAGACGTTATTCCGTCTCTTATCACGCCGTGCTTTGGAAACTTTTCTCTTGGGTACCGCCATTGTCAGCACCTCCCTCTATTAATCATTACTTTTATTCCAATAGCTTGCCCAATGCCTCCAGCCGGGGATCAATAGGCTTTTTGCATCCGCAGGGGCCTTCGTTGAGATTACGGCCGCAAGTGGGGCAAAGACCTTTACAATCCGGTCGGCACAGATGTTTCATGGGCAAAGAGAGCAAAATATCCGACACAACCAGTTCATCCACATCCAATTGGCCCTGTTCCACCAAAATGAAACGATCCTCATCCTCATGATTGAGAGAAGTCACCAACACATGCTCCACCGGAAAATTGTACTGGGCGACATATTCACTCATACACCGGTCGCACGAAAGGGGCATCTCAAAGGAAGCGGAAAGCTGAGACATTACAATATCAGCTTCATTGACCAAACGGCCTGTTACATGAACCAAAGACACATTGGGCAGTTGATCTTCCTCCGGGCGAAAGGAATAATCCACCTGGATGGGGGAATCCCCTGCAAACAACGCTTTTAAGTCAAGAATCATAGCGCTCTCCTCACATATAACGATACTATATTATAAAGACTTCGCAGGAATTTGTCAAGAAATAAGCAAAAAAAAAACCAGATCCAGAGCCATCGTCAGGAAAATACAAAAAAGTGTGGTATGGTTTGGAAAGATGTGGTAAAGTATATTTGTTTCTGGACAGTTTGATTTTGTCCCACCCATGAGATATAAAACAAGCGATTCTTACAATAAAAGAGGTGTCGATACATGATTCAACCAAAGATTCCATTTCGGAATTCGTTGTCCGACAATGGCCGTATGGAAGGCCGCTTGAGTAGATTGTTGTCATTTTTAACGCCATTGGTAATTTTACTGCTGGTTTATGTTTTATTCGGGATGTTTCCATTTGGCCAGAAGTCCCTTTTGATCACCGACATGAGCCAGATTTATGTGGACTTTCATTCCTGGTTCTACGACGCCTTAAAAGGTGGAGATAGCCTTCTGTTTTCCTGGAACACCGGCCTTGGTATGAATATGGTAGGGGCGTTGACATTTTATCTTTCCAGTCCCTTTTCTTTTCTGGTCCTGCTGTTTGAACGGTCCCAGATTCCCGACGCCCTCCTGCTCATTACCTTATTAAAGGTAGGCTCCTGTGGATTCACTTTTTCCTTTTATTCCTCCAAAGTGCTCAAATTCAATGGTATCCGCAATGTTATATTTTCCAGCATGTACGCTTTGATGACCTATGTGGTGGTGTATGCCCTTAATATTATGTGGCTCGACGGCATCATCATGCTGCCGTTGGTACTTTTAGGCGTCCATAGTCTGGTGGAAAAAGGCAAGATTCTGCCTTTGACGGTCAGTTTTCTCATCGCCTTTATCACCCAGTTTTATATTGCTTATATGATCGGCATTTTTTCCATTCTCTATTTCTTAGGCGTAATGTTTCGTGTAGGGAAGCCGTCGTGGAAAACATTTCGGAACCGGTCGGGGAAATTTATCTTATCAGGAGCATTGGCCGGGTTCATGTCGGCTTTTTTGCTGCTGCCCACCTATTTTTCCCTTCAGTATGTCTACCTCTATATTGCATCTTCCAATCCGGGAGCCCATACCCTGACTCCTATAGAACTCATCAGCAAAATGGCCTTGGGCAGCTATGATACGCTTACTTACGGCCTGCCCAATCTTTTCTGTGGGACGCTATGTATCCTCTTGGGCGTACTTTATTTTCTCAACCGTAGTATCCAGCGCCGGGAGAAAATGATAGCGGGCGGTATGTTGGTAATCCTGCTTCTCAGCATGACGTTTTGGCCCATTAATATATTCTGGCATGCTTTTGATGAACCAACCTGGTTCCCCTATCGATTTTCTTTTTTATACTGTTTTGTATTACTGGTGTTGTCCATTCGATGCTTCCAGCAGTTGGACGGCCTCAAAGGATGGCACATCGCAGCGGCGGCGGGAGGGGCATCCCTTTGCTTTGGAAGCGTGCTTCTGTTTGGGCTGGAACATGTTACCGCCGTGCAGATTGGGACAACCGTTGCACTCTTGTGCGTTTATGCCCTGCTGCTAGCCGCTATGCGGTACCGTCCTCAAGCAGCCCTGGCTATGACGCTCGTCCTGGCGGCCACTGTGATGGTAGAATTGTACGACAATACAAATAAAATGGTTCATGCTATGGATACGGAATTTCGATATAACGACCGGGCTTCCTATGTCAGTTATGTGGAGAACCGGTCAAGTGTGATCCAATCCATCCGGCAGCAGGATCCTGGCTGGTACCGCATGGAAAATCACGATATGCGCAATGCCAATGATTCCCTTTCCCTGGATTACTATGGGATGGCCCACTATGACTCTTTCACGAATCAGCATATGTCCCAGTTTTTAAGTCATCTGGGGGTGACTACCACCGTCCAGAACCGGTTTTTGCGGTACTATGGTTCCACCAGCGTATTGGATTCTCTGCTGGGCATCAAGTATGTATTGGGTACAAATGAACGCCGCGATGGATATACGGAAATCCAGAGTTTTGGCAATGACCAGAAGGTGTTTCTCAATCAGAACGCCTTGTCCATCGGCTACATGGTGGACGACGGGCTTCGGAATTTCACCTACGACTCCAGTTCACAAAAGGATCCGTTTTACCTGCAAAACAAGCTGTTAAATGCCATGGACGGAAGAGAATACGACTATTATACCCCAATTCATATGGCCAGTACGATGACATCTGACAATATCACCATGGAATCTTACAACGATTGGTGGTATAGCGTCAGCAAAAATGAAAACAGCGGAAACTCGTATATTTCATATACCATCACCAATCCTAAGGCACAGAATGTATGTTTTTATTTGCCGTCTGTCGGGCTGTCGGAACAAAATTATGTGTACGTCAACGGTGAATTGTATGGCCCATGGGGATACGATCTCATCGGCGCGATCGACTTGGGATGGTGGGAGGCCGACCAGGAGATTACCGTCAGTTTTGAGCTGCGGGATGACAGTTGTTATTTAGGAGAACCACAATTCTATGGATTTGACGGCCATGCGGCGGACTTGCTTTTTGACCGGCTCAAAGAACATCAGATGACAGATATTGAAATGGGAACTTCCTCAGTCAAAGGTACAGTAGACGCAGGAGAGGGAGGATTGTTGTTTACATCCATTCCGTCTGATCCCGGATGGTCGGCAGAGGTGGATGGGAAACCGGTACAATTGGTCAATATCGCCGACGCTTTCTGGGCAGTGGAGTTGCCGGAAGGGCAACATGAAGTTTCCTTCTCTTTTACCCCCCAGGGTTTACGCATAGGGGTCATCTTGTCGATTACCGCTTTCATACTGGCAGTGGTATTGATTTACTGCATAGACTACAGGGGAAAAAGGAAAAAACATCTCCCTGTGGATGAAGATCCAGATCCCGTATAAATCTTTGTTCAGGTTCGCAAAAAGAACCCGGCGTGGTATGGTACCGCATGGATAAGGATGTTAAGAAAAACTTTGGATGGCGTGTGGCTTAAATTGGTTTCATGGACTTGTGACGAAATCCAAATCAATGGAGGCATATAATATGCGGCGTGAAAATGGATGGGACACTCATGCAAACGATGCATCGGGTCCAAAGAGATGCCGTAGAGCAAGTAGAGCGGTTGGTCCAGCGTGTGTGCTGCTGGACGACCTCATGTCGGTGACAGACGGTATTTTAGAGCGCACACGCCATTGGAATAGATGGCGGAAGAAATCGTACTAACTGTGAGATGAGAAAGAGCCAGGAGGTGGCAAGTCCCCTCCTGGCTCTCTCTTGCGTTATGCCTCCTCCGGTTGCGTGATTTTATAACCCACTCGGAAGAAATAGTGCTTTTCATAGGTACGCTCCGCCGTCTTCAGGCCCACATCAGCCAGGTGGAGAAAGAAGTCGCCATCCATCGTGAGAAAGTCCCCGTCCCGCAAGGGTGGTGACCGCATGGCATACGCTGGGCTTGCATCCCCATGTGTCGGGCTACATCTACGGAGTGCACCATGCCCTTTTTCTTTTGGAGAACAAGAATGGATTGCAGGCAATTTTCTCCTGACGCATAGAGATGGAGACTTCGATGTTATTTTGTCATGCCAACCGCCAGCCTTCAGCCTGTTTACGGATTTCTACAAACCGACGATACACTCCGCTTTGGGCCAGTAACTCCTCATGGGTACCATGTTCTACAATGTGGCCGTCGTCTACCACAAGGATCTGATCTGCGTGCTGGATTGTAGCAAGCCTGTGGGCGATGGTGAGGATTGTCTTTCCTCGTGTCAGGGCGGAGAGAGCCTGCTGGATTAAGTGTTCGTTCTCCGGGTCTACACTGGCTGTCGCCTCGTCCAAAATCACGATAGGGGCATTCTTCAAAATGGCCCTGGCGATGGAAATACGCTGTTTCTCACCGCCGGATAGGGTGGAACCGCCCTCACCGATGACCGTATCATATCCATTGGGTAGTGCAGAGATGAAGCTGTGACAGCAGGCAGCCTTTGCTGCTGCCACCACCTGCTCATGGGTGGCTCCGGGACAGCCAAACTTGATGTTGTTCTCCACGCTATCTTGGAAAAGATAGACATTCTGAAAAACCATGGAGATGTTCCGCAGAAGGCTTTCACAGGTAAACCTCCGCACATCGTGGCCGCCGACTGATACAGTGCCGCTATTCACATCGTAAAACCGTGCGACCAAATTGCAGATCGTACTTTTGCCGGAGCCGGAGGGGCCCACAATGGCGGTGGTAGTCCCCTGTGGGGCCGTAAAGGTCACATCGTGGAGTACCTCACGGCTGCCATACCCGAAGGACACATGCGAAAAGGCTACATCGAATCGATCCAGCACGATTTCTCTGCCGTCTTTATCAATGAAGTCGGTTTGATCCAATTCCTCCAAACGATCCAGCACGGAATCTGTTACCGACAGGATATGGGCTGCGTCATTGATCGCCTCCACGCTTCCAAAGATGGTGAAGGAGAACAGTGCAATCATCAGAAAGTAGGGCAAAGACAGAGCGCCAACCAAAGCCTGATGCCCGGCGAGCAGAATCAGCCCCACCGATGCCGCCCGCAGAGAGATCAGATGCAGACAGTTCCAGGGAACAAATCCAAACTCATTCTTGATGCGGATGGCCTTATTGTCCCGACAGGCATCATGGAACCGCTGGACAGATACGCCATCCTGTCCAAAGGATTTCACCACCGGCAGACCATGGATATACTCGATTGCCGCTCCGGACAAAGCCTCCTGCGCCCGATGGCTTACCGGGGCGGTTCTGGCACTCTGCCGCCCGATCCCCCGTAAAGCAAAGGCAGAGACTGCCACGCCAATGAGAGCTGCCAATGCCGCCGGTGGACAAAAGATGGCAACACACAGCAGGATCACCGCCACCTGAATGTAGCCGTTCACTACCGCATCCACCATTTTCATGCTCTGAAGCTCCAGGGTGCTGAGTTCGGTGGTAAGCGCCGCCAGAATGTCACCCAAGTCATTCTGAGCAAAGTAACCCAACGACACCCGTTTCAAAACCCCGCCCAATTCCATGCGCTGTTCCGCAGCCCGCTCCGTACCGATGCTTTCCTGCAATCGGTTTTTCCAGTAGGTGAAGAAGAACCGTAGCAGGACCAATCCCGCAATACTGCCCAGGCAGAGCCAGGGAAGTGAGGCGGACAGATTCTTTTCTCCCCAGGCGCTGCGGATCATCTGTCCCAGCGCCCAGGCGGCCAGCATTACCGGACCAGCGGTACACCAAGTAGCAAAAAAGGAGCATACGAACCCCAAGATCATCCGCTTGCGATAGCCCTTCGCCCATCGCATGATTCGTCCTACGCTATGAAACATCTCACTTTCCCTCCTGTTCCGTCGAGGTGACCGCCCAATTTTGCACCCCAACATGGGCTGCCCATAACGTCTGATACAACGGGCAGCGGCAAAGCAGTTCTTCCTGTGTGCCACAGTCTACGACCTGCCCCTTCTCCAGAACAACGATTTGGTCGGCCTTTTGGATGGTCGAGAGGCGGTGGGCGATTACCAGCAGAGTTTTGCCTTTGGAAAGGGCCATAATGGACTGCTGAATCTTGTCCTCGTTCTCCGGGTCAGTGAAAGCGGTGGCTTCATCTAGAACGACGATGGGCGCATCTTTCAAGATGGCCCGGGCGATGGCGATGCGCTGGCGTTCTCCGCCGGAGAGCTGTTTGCCTGCCTCACCGGCGGTGGTATCCCAGCCATGCTCCAACCGGCTGATAAACTCCTCGCATTGGGCCGCTCTTGCGGCGGCAAACACCTCCTCATCCGATGCGGCGGGCCGCCCCAGACGAATGTTCTCTTTGATGGAACAGTCGAACAGGAAGTTGTCCTGGGTCACAAAACTGATCGTCTGAGAGAGCTGTTTCAAGGGTAGCTCCCGGATGTCCTGACCGCCCAGGGTGATCGTACCCTCCGTCACATCCCAAAACCGGGCGACCAGACGGGCAATGGTGGACTTACCGCCGCCAGAGGGTACCACCAGAGCGGTAAACTTCTCCTGAGGAATGGTTAGATTCAGATGGTCAAGGACATTGGTCTCTGCTTCTCCTCCATAGGAGAAAGAAACATCCCGTAGTTGGATCGTGTTGTCTGTCAGGGGGATCTCCCGCTCCGCTTGGGAAAGCTGCGGCAGGTTCAGCAGTTCCCGCGTATCATTTACGGCGAACTGCATACTTTTCATGGAATTGAGAAAGGCTGTGGCACTCATCAGCGGAGCCACGATCCCCAGAGCCAGCATCAGGCACAGAGTCACCTGGGCCGGGTCCAGCACACCAGTGGAGTAAAGCCAGACGCCCACAGGCAGCGTCCCCAGCAGGGTGGTGGGCAGAATGGACAGGCACAAATTCATTGAGGCCCAGGTACCACGGAACCAGGCCATCGTGAAGTCACGAAAAGAACACACCGCCTGGGCAAACTTCTGATAGGAGCGTTCCCCCTGGCTGAACGCCTTCACCACCTGGATACCCTCCACATACTCCACAATGACGCTGTTGACATGGGCATTTGCGGCCATGTAAGCAGCGTAATTCTTGTTATAGCTCCCCATGGCGAAGGCCATAGGAAGCAGTGCCAAGGGTACCGTGACCAGCAGTGCAAGGCCCATTCGCCAATCAATGGAGAACATGGTGATGGCCACTACCAGCGGAAGAAGCAGATTGGAACTGAGCTCCGGGATCATGTGGGCCAGCGGCGGCTCAATGTCCTCTATGCGGTCTACGATGGTGCTTTTCAGCGAGCCGATAGAGCGTACATCCACCTCGCCTAGCGGCGCCCCCATCAGCCGATCCGCCACCTGGCGCCGCAGCCCCTCCAAAATAGTATAGGCAGACACATGGGCCAGCATCGTTGACAGTGCGTAGCCCGCCACCTTGACAACATAGCCCGCAAGACAGACGCCGCACCAAAACAAGACACCCTCCCATGCCGCCTGCCGCAGAAAGAACAGGCGGATGATCTGATAAACCCCGAGATAAGGGACAAAACCACCGGCTACACTGACGATTGCCAGCACTACAGAAGCGGTCAGTTTTCCCCGGCAGGGTGTGACGAAGGACAGCAATATCCCAAGCCAGCTTCGCTCCTTCATACGCAATACTCCTCTCAAAAGAAAAAATCGTTGTAGTCTGCTTTCACTAACTACAACGATTATACAGAAGATGATCCTGCGTTTCCGCTCCACTTCGCCGGTCCTGTCCCATTTGGACAGAATTTATTGACCTTCCCTGCAGTATTCCAAAGGCGTTTTTCCCTTGACCTCCCGGAAGGCGGCTGCGAACTTGCTGGCGCTGTCGTATCCTACCAGGCCAGCGATTTCCGCCACACTGGTCTGCATTTCCTGCCGGAGCAAGAGACCTGCATGGTCCATACGGAAACAGCGCATATAGGTGTTGAGCGGCTGTCCATAGATCGACTTAGAGCACTCCTTCAGCGCAGTGGCCGGGATTGAGAACCGCTCAGACAATTCTGCGATGGTATAATGTCGCTCCAGATCTTCTGTCAGCAGACGGTGCGCTGCCTTTACCTTCTCCACCTGGGATTTATAAAAATAGGGTTTCTCTGTCTCCCTGCCCAGCTCCAAAGCGTTCAGATACAGCAGCAGCTCCAACACCTTGATTCGAAAATAGGGAAGTTTGATCTGCTCCGGCACGGCATAAAGTTCCTGAAAGATGTGATCTGTGGAGGACGCTCTATGGATCACCTTTGGGTGCCGTCCGGAGCAGAACTTCTTTTGCAGCCGGGAAAGATCCACTGGGAATTCCCGAACCCACTCCCGTAGGGCCTGTTCGGCCTGGGGTAGAACAAAGCCGATGGTAAGACCGTGATAGTGGGCCAGCGGGAAGGTGAAATGCCCCCGATGTTCCAGCCGGCGGTCCAGCTTCATATCCCCGGCCTCCACATAGGAAAAGGTATCCGGGCCGGACTGATATTCCATCCGTCCCTGCCGGCAGTAGTCGATACACAGCAGGTCTTCGGCGGTACAGAATACCGAGTCATAGCCCTCCATATGGAAATCGTTATACATCAGAAAGACACCGGGAAAGAGGTCATATTGGGTCATCATACCCTCACCGCTATCGCTGTGAAACTGGAATACACGGCACCCGCCGCTTTCCGCCAAGGGAGGGGGAAATCCCTCTCCTGTCAAAAACATCTCCGACACGCTGATATCTCCTCTCAAAGCCGCAGCACCCGGTCGCAGGCCCGCTGCATAAATTCCTGGTCGTGGGTGACCACCAGAACGATTCGCCCCTGCCGGACCAAAGCCCGGATCACTTTGGAAACCTCCACCATGCGGGCATAGTCCAGGCCGCTGGTCGGTTCATCAAAAATCAGCACGGGCTTTTCGGAAAGCAGTGCCGTAGCTACTGCCAACCGTTGTTTCTGCCCACCGGAAAGGGACATAGGGTGCCGCTCCCGAAAGGGCAGAAGTTGGAGGCTCTCCAGGACCTCCGCAAATTTTTCCTTTGGCGCGTCTGGGGCAGACATTTGGCACTCGCCCCATACACTGTCAGAAAAAAGCTGGTGGTTGACATCCTGCATCACGCAGAAAGAGACTTTCTGCCTCTCTTTGCGATCCAGCGCCTTGCCGTGGAGCAGGACGCGCCCGGATTGCTCCCGAAGCAACCCGCACAGACAACGGGAAAGCGTCGTCTTGCCCACACCGTTTGGGCCGGTGATGGCGACGGCTTCTCCCGGTCGGGCAGAAAAGGACAGGTTCCGAAATACCGGCGTCCCCTTTTGAAAGGCACAGGACAAGCTCTCCACAGACAGTCCCGTTTCCGTTCCCGCCGGTTCCGCATAAGGAAGCTTACAGATTGCCGGAATCAGGGTGCGCAGCTCCAGCCGCTCCCGCTCCTGGTTGGATAACGCACAAAATTCCTCACGGGTGAAGATACGCTCCAGAACGCCGCTACGCAGATACAGCGCGCGGTCAATAAGATCGGTAAGGAAATACAGCCGGTGTTCCGCAATGATGACTGTATGCCCCTGCTGTTTCAGATAAGCGATCTGGTCATGAAGATGGGAGATCGCCTCCTGATCCAGATTGGCTGTGGGCTCGTCCAGTACATAAATCACCGGCCCCATGGCATAGACAGAAGCGAATGCCAAAAGCTGTTTTTGTCCACCGGACAGTGAGAAAATATTCCGCCCCTGCAATTCGTTAATGTGCAGCGCCTTCATGGTTTCCGATACTCTGCGGCGGATCTCCTCCGGAGGACGGCCTTCATTTTCCAAGCCGAAGGCCACCTCGCTGTCCGTATCTAGATTGAAAAACTGGGACTTTGGATTTTGAAAGACGGAGCCCACCTGACGGGCCAGTTCATACATGGGGGTTTTCTGCGGATCAAGACCGTCCACATTCACCCGACCGTCCAGGCGGCATCCAGGCGTAAAGGCGGGGATTAGGCCGTTGATCAGCTTGGTTACCGTTGTCTTTCCACAGCCGGAGGCTCCACAAAGCAGGACACACTCTCCGGGGGCGATGGATGTGCTGATCCCGGAAAGTATCTCCTGGCTTTCTTCATAGCCAAAGGATACCTGTTCCAATGAGATCATCGTTTCACCTCCCTATTGTATCACAAATGAGCATATCAGCAAGGCAAGTCCTGCCAGCATTCCCACCAGATCCGGAAGCCACAGATGCAGCGATATGGCGCTTGTCTTACGCGTGGGATTTTCAATGCCGCGGGTGACCGCTGCGGCAGAAAGCTCCTCTGCAGTCTCTGTCGCCGATACCATGAGCGGCACAACAGTACACTCCAGCTTGGCAAGTCCCCGGATGCTGCGCAGCTTCATGGCATCTCGAATATAGCCGATCTCCTCCCGGATTGCCGGAAAGTATCGAAGGGTCACAGAGATCGCTACGATCAATTTCTGCGGCACATGAAGCTGATGCAGCCCCAGGATCAGATACCGGAGCGGTGTGCATTTCAGCATCAGGGAACCGATCATCAGACAAGGAAACATCCGGCGGATATAGGTAGCAAAAATGGTAAAGCTGGTGGCGATGATACCGGGAGAAGCCGGTAAAATCACTTGCTGGAAAAAGACTAGTGCCCCGTAGCCGATTAACCATTTGACCGCCATGCTGACGCGGCCATGAAGGAGTATCAAAAGCAGGATGAGGCTGATCAAGGCCAGCTCCATCCAGAGGGTGTGAGGACGAAATGCGATGATGTTAGCGGCTAACAGCATCCAGAGACCAGCGCGCGGATCAAAAATAGTTTGATGGGTGTCGCGCTCCATCTCAAACCAGCCCCGCTTTTTCAAAGTGCTTGCGGAACATCAATCGGGCGATCAAGCCGCCGATGATTGCTCCGACAATGGGTGCCAGGAACAGTACCACCAACATTCCGTTGGAAGACAGGGCCCTCAGCGTGTTTATATAGTCTGTCGGCATCCCCTGCTCGGTGATCTGCCGCAGGAAGTCCTCCCGCATCAGCCAAATGGGCAGCGGAGAGCCCACCATGCCTATGGAAAACAGGACAAAGGAAATCAGATTTCCTGTCATGCTCCGATAATGAGTGGCGATACGGATGATCTCTGCCAGTCCACAGGCAAGAACGAAGGAAATCAGGATCACCAAGGTGAACTGTCCGGTGACATAGTAGATCAAGCCGGTAATCAGACCCATCAGCAGCACAGAGCCTATTTTCTGCACTTTGGCACACATCATCAGATATGGAATGCCGGTAAACAGGGCGATAAAGCCAGGCATCAAGATCCACAGCAGCGGGTGAAGCCCGCCCATGAGCATGAAAGCAAAGTTGATCACA
This genomic window contains:
- a CDS encoding energy-coupling factor transporter transmembrane component T, which encodes MERDTHQTIFDPRAGLWMLLAANIIAFRPHTLWMELALISLILLLILLHGRVSMAVKWLIGYGALVFFQQVILPASPGIIATSFTIFATYIRRMFPCLMIGSLMLKCTPLRYLILGLHQLHVPQKLIVAISVTLRYFPAIREEIGYIRDAMKLRSIRGLAKLECTVVPLMVSATETAEELSAAAVTRGIENPTRKTSAISLHLWLPDLVGMLAGLALLICSFVIQ
- a CDS encoding MptD family putative ECF transporter S component; translated protein: MSEPLKSRAMGGKDVITVGIFSAIYFVINFAFMLMGGLHPLLWILMPGFIALFTGIPYLMMCAKVQKIGSVLLMGLITGLIYYVTGQFTLVILISFVLACGLAEIIRIATHYRSMTGNLISFVLFSIGMVGSPLPIWLMREDFLRQITEQGMPTDYINTLRALSSNGMLVVLFLAPIVGAIIGGLIARLMFRKHFEKAGLV
- a CDS encoding ABC transporter ATP-binding protein, which produces MISLEQVSFGYEESQEILSGISTSIAPGECVLLCGASGCGKTTVTKLINGLIPAFTPGCRLDGRVNVDGLDPQKTPMYELARQVGSVFQNPKSQFFNLDTDSEVAFGLENEGRPPEEIRRRVSETMKALHINELQGRNIFSLSGGQKQLLAFASVYAMGPVIYVLDEPTANLDQEAISHLHDQIAYLKQQGHTVIIAEHRLYFLTDLIDRALYLRSGVLERIFTREEFCALSNQERERLELRTLIPAICKLPYAEPAGTETGLSVESLSCAFQKGTPVFRNLSFSARPGEAVAITGPNGVGKTTLSRCLCGLLREQSGRVLLHGKALDRKERQKVSFCVMQDVNHQLFSDSVWGECQMSAPDAPKEKFAEVLESLQLLPFRERHPMSLSGGQKQRLAVATALLSEKPVLIFDEPTSGLDYARMVEVSKVIRALVRQGRIVLVVTHDQEFMQRACDRVLRL